One Prunus dulcis chromosome 7, ALMONDv2, whole genome shotgun sequence DNA segment encodes these proteins:
- the LOC117634012 gene encoding uncharacterized protein LOC117634012: protein MAGSSGGELRAPVFNGENYDFWSIRMKTIFKSHGLWDLVIKGFDSTDLKKSDESDAKKKEKEESSGIGKDTFAMVLMKDAKTLGLIQGAVSDEIFHESLMRRHQKVPGTFCSKNTMEISSTGSLKSFELRLDRHSENKTEKAFASLSVDAKSVKAGDQNSKQNKSWKTKGKKWDNKTNDGAKNPCKHCGKLHFGECRFKGKPKCFNCDKFGHIAKDCYSKKPTQQVNYANQVDATPTMFYASNKTDASIKGGDEVWYLDKGCSNHMTGREDLLVDIDRNVTAKVEMGTGQLVEVTGKGSLVVETKMGKKYIKEVMLVLGLKENLLSVG from the exons ATGGCTGGGTCAAGTGGTGGTGAATTGAGAGCACCAGTTTTCAATGGTGAGAACTACGATTTCTGGAGTATACGGATGAAGACcatcttcaaatctcatggactgTGGGATTTGGTGATAAAGGGATTCGATAGTACAGATCTGAAGAAGTCAGATGAATCTGATgctaagaaaaaggaaaaagaagaatcaaGTGGTATTGGAAAAGACACGTTTGCTATGGTACTCATGAAGGATGCTAAGACTCTGGGATTGATTCAAGGAGCAGTTTCAGATGAGATATTCCACGAATCTCTCATGAGGAGACATCAAAAGGTGCCTGGAACATTCTGCAGCAAGAATACCATGGAGATAAGCAG TACAGGATCATTGAAGAGTTTTGAATTAAGGCTGGACAGACATTCTGAAAACAAAACTGAGAAGGCATTTGCTAGTCTCAGTGTGGATGCCAAATCAGTTAAAGCTGGTGATCAAAATTCTAAGCAAAATAAGagttggaaaacaaaaggcaaGAAGTGggataacaaaacaaatgatGGTGCTAAAAATCCTTGCAAGCACTGTGGCAAATTACATTTTGGAGAGTGTCGATTCAAGGGCAAACCAAAGTGTTTCAACTGTGACAAATTTGGGCACATAGCCAAAGATTGTTACAGTAAGAAACCAACACAGCAAGTCAATTATGCTAACCAAGTAGATGCTACTCCAACTATGTTTTATGCTAGCAATAAAACTGATGCTAGTATAAAAGGAGGTGATGAGGTATGGTACTTGGACAAGGGATGTAGCAATCATATGACAGGAAGGGAGGATCTACTTGTTGACATTGACAGAAATGTGACTGCAAAAGTTGAAATGGGAACTGGACAGCTTGTTGAAGTCACTGGTAAGGGCAGTCTTGTGGTTGAAACCAAAATGGGCAAGAAATACATCAAAGAAGTTATGCTTGTACTTGgtttgaaagaaaacttaCTCAGTGTGGGCTAG